The DNA segment CGCGCCGCGCTCTTGTCACCTGGTACCGGGACCCCCTCCCGACCAATTGCGTTGCTACGTGGGTCTGCCCCGGGGGAACGGGCGCCGGCTACCCAACCTATGCCGTGCGTCCTGGTCCTGAATACGGCTTCTACAATCTGGCGGTCTTCTACGAAGCCTGTTCGTTCGACTGTCTGTTCTGCCAGAACTGGCATTTCCGGCGGGCCAACCCTCTACGGGACCACGGAGCCAGCTCAGCCCAGCTTGCGCAGTCGGTTGGGGAGAAAGACACGTGCATCTGCTTTTTCGGAGGGGACCCGGGCCCTCAAATCGCGCACGCGCTCCGTGCCTCCCGCCTCGCGTTGAACACTCCGAAGAAACGTCCGCTGCGGATCTGCTGGGAAACCAATGGCCAGCTCAGCTACCAGGCGCTAAGGGCCGCGTTTTCTCTATCTCTCGAGACCGGCGGTTGTATCAAGTTTGATCTGAAGGCCTACTCTGAGCCTGTGCACGTGGCCCTCACCGGTGTGTCCAACCAGCGTGTACTGCAAAACTTCGCCTGGGCCGCGCGGCAGTTCGGCCTCCGACCAGAACCCCCTCCCGTCGTGGCGAGCACGCTGCTGGTTCCGGGCTACGTGACCGCGGAGGAAGTGTTCCAGATCGCGAAGTTGATTGCCTCGATCGACCGTCGCGTCCCATACTCCCTTCTTGCTTTCGCTCCCCAGTTCGAGATGGCTGACCTACCTCCGACTTCTCGCCAGGAGGCA comes from the candidate division KSB1 bacterium genome and includes:
- a CDS encoding radical SAM protein; translated protein: MLAGTPRRALVTWYRDPLPTNCVATWVCPGGTGAGYPTYAVRPGPEYGFYNLAVFYEACSFDCLFCQNWHFRRANPLRDHGASSAQLAQSVGEKDTCICFFGGDPGPQIAHALRASRLALNTPKKRPLRICWETNGQLSYQALRAAFSLSLETGGCIKFDLKAYSEPVHVALTGVSNQRVLQNFAWAARQFGLRPEPPPVVASTLLVPGYVTAEEVFQIAKLIASIDRRVPYSLLAFAPQFEMADLPPTSRQEAESCLDAAHTAGLLRVHLGNAHLLWDERSGYLIS